In Microbacterium sp. No. 7, the genomic window TGCGGCGGTGAGTCCCGTGCCCTTCACGAGTCCGTGCTGCTGCACGGCGCCGACGGCGTAGGCGGAGCACGACGGGTAGTACTTGCACACGTCGCCGTAGAGGTGCGAGATCGTGGCGCGATAGGAGTGCAGCAGCGCGAGTCCGAGGTTGCGGGGGAGCAGCGGAACGGAGGAGGCGAGACCGGATGCCGTCAGCTCTCCGCTGCCCAGGGCGTACGACGGAAGCGCGCTCACGCCGCCGCCCTCTTCATGAGGCAGCGGTCGACATCACGCTGCAACGCACGAAAAT contains:
- the yidD gene encoding membrane protein insertion efficiency factor YidD translates to MSALPSYALGSGELTASGLASSVPLLPRNLGLALLHSYRATISHLYGDVCKYYPSCSAYAVGAVQQHGLVKGTGLTAARLARCHPWAAGGIDDVPLHPNFRYQLTRHGFVVPSRKD